Proteins found in one Rhodobacteraceae bacterium D3-12 genomic segment:
- a CDS encoding AAA family ATPase — MSDPTRPPGPKIIAIANQKGGVGKTTTTINLGAALAEQGCRVLVIDLDPQGNASTGLGIESNNREFTTYDLILGEAELSEVIHDSDTKNLKIVPATVDLSSADMELISNEKRSFLLFDALRQRAMDAYSFDYILIDCPPSLNLLTVNAMVAAHSVLVPLQSEFFALEGLSQLMLTIREVRQTANPDLRIEGIVLTMYDGRNRLSQQVEADARDNLGELVFSTIIPRNVRVSEAPSFAMPVLSYEPESKGAQAYRDLATELLGNHASKAA, encoded by the coding sequence GTGTCTGATCCGACCCGCCCTCCGGGGCCAAAAATCATTGCCATCGCAAATCAAAAAGGTGGCGTGGGCAAAACCACCACCACGATCAACCTTGGCGCCGCCCTGGCTGAGCAAGGCTGCCGCGTTTTGGTGATTGATCTTGACCCACAGGGCAACGCCTCGACCGGGTTGGGGATCGAAAGCAACAATCGTGAATTTACCACCTATGATTTGATCCTCGGCGAAGCCGAGCTCAGCGAAGTCATCCACGACTCCGACACCAAAAACCTAAAGATCGTGCCCGCCACCGTTGACCTAAGTTCTGCCGATATGGAGCTTATTTCCAACGAAAAACGCAGCTTTTTGCTGTTTGACGCCCTTCGCCAGCGCGCAATGGACGCCTATTCGTTCGACTACATCCTGATCGACTGCCCGCCGTCGCTCAACCTGCTGACGGTGAACGCAATGGTCGCCGCGCATTCCGTTCTCGTCCCGCTCCAAAGCGAGTTCTTCGCGCTCGAAGGCCTCTCGCAGCTGATGCTCACCATCCGCGAAGTCCGCCAGACCGCAAATCCCGATCTCCGGATCGAGGGGATTGTGCTCACCATGTATGATGGCCGCAATCGCCTGTCCCAACAGGTCGAAGCGGATGCCCGCGATAACCTCGGCGAATTGGTGTTCAGCACCATCATTCCCCGCAACGTCAGGGTCAGCGAAGCCCCGTCTTTCGCCATGCCAGTGCTCAGCTACGAGCCGGAATCCAAAGGCGCACAAGCTTACCGCGATCTCGCAACAGAGCTTTTGGGCAATCACGCAAGCAAAGCCGCCTAA
- a CDS encoding ParB/RepB/Spo0J family partition protein yields the protein MADKKRGLGRGLSALMADVNREENDQTETQTPRRAEQQMPIEKVKPNPDQPRRTFDPAKLDDLANSIREKGIIQPLIVRPDPKKTGQYQIVAGERRWRAAQQAQLHQVPVIVREFDDTEVLEVAIIENIQRADLNPVEEAAGYRQLIDKFGHTQEQLARALGKSRSHIANQMRLLGLPQEVLDLLEADKLSAGHARALITADDPAALARLVVKNGLSVRETEALAKKTGANTPAKPTTKATPKSKDADTAALEGDLSANLGMKVEVNHDNGKESGKLVISYKTLDDLDDLCRVLTSS from the coding sequence ATGGCCGATAAAAAACGAGGGCTGGGCCGCGGGCTGTCCGCATTGATGGCGGACGTAAATCGCGAAGAAAACGACCAAACGGAAACCCAAACGCCGCGTCGCGCCGAACAACAAATGCCGATCGAAAAGGTCAAACCAAACCCGGATCAGCCCCGCCGAACCTTTGATCCGGCCAAACTCGACGATCTCGCCAACTCGATCCGCGAAAAAGGCATCATTCAGCCCTTGATCGTGCGCCCGGACCCCAAGAAAACAGGGCAATATCAAATTGTTGCGGGCGAACGCCGCTGGCGCGCCGCACAACAGGCACAGCTTCACCAAGTGCCTGTTATTGTTCGTGAATTCGACGATACCGAAGTGCTCGAAGTCGCCATCATCGAGAACATTCAGCGCGCCGATCTCAACCCAGTCGAAGAAGCAGCGGGCTATCGCCAGCTCATCGACAAATTCGGCCACACTCAGGAACAGCTTGCCCGCGCGCTCGGCAAAAGCCGCTCGCATATCGCCAACCAGATGCGTTTGCTTGGCCTGCCGCAAGAGGTGCTCGACCTGTTGGAAGCGGATAAGCTTTCCGCCGGCCACGCCCGCGCGTTGATCACTGCCGATGACCCCGCTGCGCTCGCCCGTTTGGTTGTGAAAAACGGCCTGTCCGTCCGCGAGACCGAAGCGCTCGCCAAGAAAACTGGCGCCAACACCCCCGCCAAGCCCACGACCAAGGCAACGCCCAAGAGCAAAGACGCGGACACCGCAGCTCTCGAAGGCGATCTTTCCGCCAATCTCGGAATGAAGGTCGAAGTGAACCATGACAACGGCAAGGAATCCGGCAAGCTGGTGATCAGCTACAAGACCCTCGACGACCTCGACGATCTCTGCCGCGTTTTGACTAGTAGCTAG
- a CDS encoding YbaN family protein: protein MRFVWATLGLICVGLGLIGIVLPLLPTVPFMLLAAFFFARSSERLHNWLITHPTLGPPIVDWQSSGAINPRVKRIATVSIGVVFLISVALGLRPLLLGIQAAVLCCVLIFIWSRPSY, encoded by the coding sequence ATGCGGTTTGTCTGGGCAACATTGGGGTTGATCTGTGTCGGGCTGGGCCTGATCGGGATCGTATTGCCGCTTTTGCCGACCGTGCCGTTCATGTTGCTGGCAGCGTTTTTCTTTGCCCGCTCATCAGAACGGTTGCACAATTGGCTGATCACGCACCCTACGCTTGGGCCGCCAATCGTGGACTGGCAAAGCAGCGGCGCGATAAATCCACGGGTGAAACGCATCGCAACCGTGTCTATCGGGGTGGTGTTTTTGATTTCGGTGGCGCTTGGGCTGCGCCCGTTGCTGCTCGGGATACAGGCGGCGGTTTTGTGCTGCGTTCTGATCTTTATCTGGTCGCGGCCTAGCTACTAG
- the hemW gene encoding radical SAM family heme chaperone HemW, giving the protein MAEDWQQGGFGIYVHWPFCAAKCPYCDFNSHVSANIDESRWVRAYLRELDRYAEAVPGRVLTSVYFGGGTPSLMAPETIAAILDRIRAHWPTANDLEVTLEANPSSVEAERFRGYALAGVNRVSMGFQALNNTDLKRLGRLHTVEEAMSALEIAQSQFERVNFDLIYARQDQTLDEWREELARALSFAPDHLSLYQLTIEPGTAFGDRYAAGKLRGLPDDDLSAEMYVATQEMCEAAGFAAYEVSNHAKQGQESRHNQIYWRYGDYAGVGPGAHSRLTIDGQRFAIETPLMPGKWLAAAEAGYGESERRALTGHEQAEEYLMMGLRTAQGIDIKRYSFLSGSELPADTLEHLEKIGMIAPPDTHIRVTPQGRMVLNAVIKEFFVG; this is encoded by the coding sequence TTGGCTGAAGACTGGCAACAAGGCGGCTTTGGCATTTACGTCCATTGGCCGTTTTGCGCCGCCAAATGCCCCTATTGCGATTTCAACAGCCACGTCAGCGCGAATATTGACGAATCCCGCTGGGTTAGAGCCTATTTGCGCGAATTGGATCGCTATGCCGAGGCCGTGCCCGGACGGGTTTTAACCTCGGTCTATTTTGGCGGCGGCACCCCAAGTTTGATGGCGCCAGAAACGATTGCGGCGATTTTGGATCGCATTCGCGCCCATTGGCCAACTGCCAACGATTTGGAAGTGACGTTGGAGGCGAACCCAAGTTCGGTCGAAGCCGAGCGGTTTCGCGGCTATGCTCTTGCCGGTGTGAACCGAGTTTCGATGGGGTTTCAGGCGCTGAACAACACGGATTTGAAGCGGTTGGGGCGATTGCACACGGTCGAGGAAGCGATGAGCGCGCTGGAAATCGCGCAATCCCAATTTGAGCGGGTGAATTTCGACCTTATTTATGCGCGGCAAGATCAAACGCTTGATGAATGGCGGGAGGAGTTGGCGCGGGCGCTGAGTTTTGCGCCGGATCACCTCTCGCTTTATCAGCTTACGATCGAACCGGGCACGGCGTTTGGCGATCGCTATGCTGCCGGAAAGCTGCGCGGCTTGCCGGATGATGACCTTTCGGCCGAGATGTATGTTGCGACACAAGAAATGTGTGAGGCGGCGGGGTTTGCCGCCTATGAAGTGTCTAATCATGCGAAACAGGGTCAAGAATCGCGGCACAATCAGATCTATTGGCGCTATGGCGATTACGCCGGTGTTGGTCCCGGAGCGCATTCGCGACTGACGATTGACGGGCAACGGTTTGCGATTGAAACACCGCTGATGCCGGGCAAATGGCTCGCTGCTGCTGAGGCGGGTTATGGAGAGAGCGAACGCCGGGCGCTGACGGGGCACGAACAGGCCGAAGAATACCTTATGATGGGGTTAAGAACCGCGCAAGGCATTGATATTAAACGATATAGCTTTCTTTCCGGCTCTGAGTTACCCGCCGACACCCTTGAGCATCTAGAGAAGATCGGCATGATCGCGCCGCCCGATACGCATATACGGGTGACGCCACAGGGGCGCATGGTGTTGAATGCGGTCATCAAAGAATTCTTTGTGGGTTAG
- the rdgB gene encoding RdgB/HAM1 family non-canonical purine NTP pyrophosphatase, with protein sequence MRKFDGDALVIASHNKGKLREIAALLAPFGVRVSSAGDHGLDEPEETEDTFAGNARIKAHFAAQATGIPALSDDSGITVDALDGAPGVYTADWAETPDGRDFPMAMEKVWRLLEDKNAPAPRTAAFNCTLCLAWPDGHDEVFEGRVDGQVVWPMRGENGFGFDPVFLPDGESETFGEMDPERKDAMSHRADAFAKFVAGCFG encoded by the coding sequence GTGCGTAAGTTCGACGGTGATGCGCTGGTGATTGCCAGCCATAACAAAGGCAAGCTGCGAGAGATCGCAGCTTTGCTTGCGCCTTTTGGCGTGCGCGTGAGTTCGGCCGGCGATCACGGGTTGGACGAGCCGGAAGAAACCGAAGACACATTTGCGGGCAACGCCCGGATCAAGGCGCATTTCGCCGCCCAAGCAACCGGGATTCCGGCTTTGTCGGATGACAGCGGCATCACGGTCGACGCGCTTGACGGGGCGCCGGGTGTTTACACCGCCGATTGGGCCGAAACGCCCGATGGGCGAGATTTTCCGATGGCGATGGAAAAGGTCTGGCGGTTGTTGGAAGACAAGAACGCACCGGCGCCGCGGACTGCGGCGTTCAATTGCACCCTGTGCCTTGCGTGGCCCGATGGGCATGACGAAGTGTTTGAAGGCCGGGTCGATGGGCAAGTCGTCTGGCCGATGCGCGGCGAGAACGGGTTTGGCTTTGATCCTGTGTTCTTGCCCGATGGCGAAAGCGAAACCTTTGGCGAGATGGACCCCGAGCGCAAAGACGCGATGAGCCATCGCGCCGATGCGTTTGCCAAATTTGTGGCGGGTTGTTTTGGCTGA
- the rph gene encoding ribonuclease PH, translating to MRPSDRDLDQMRAVSIETGVTKHAEGSCMIKMGDTHVLCTATIEDRVPPFIKGSGLGWVTAEYGMLPRSTTSRMRREASAGKQGGRTVEIQRLIGRSLRAGVDRVALGERQITVDCDVIQADGGTRCASITGGWVALRLAVNKLMKTGEVTSDPLVDPVAAVSCGIYAGQPVLDLDYPEDSEAGVDGNFVMLGNGRLIEVQMSAEGSTFTRAQMDELMALAEKGVGELAAMQKAATSA from the coding sequence ATGCGCCCCTCCGATAGAGATTTGGATCAAATGCGCGCGGTTTCAATCGAAACCGGTGTAACAAAACATGCAGAAGGCTCGTGCATGATCAAAATGGGCGATACGCATGTGCTGTGCACCGCGACCATCGAAGACCGGGTGCCGCCGTTTATCAAGGGGTCGGGTCTCGGCTGGGTTACCGCGGAATACGGGATGCTGCCGCGCTCAACCACAAGCCGGATGCGGCGCGAGGCGTCGGCGGGCAAGCAGGGCGGGCGCACCGTTGAAATTCAGCGTCTGATCGGGCGGTCGCTGCGCGCGGGTGTTGACCGCGTTGCATTGGGTGAGCGGCAGATCACCGTCGATTGCGATGTTATTCAGGCCGATGGCGGCACGCGCTGTGCGTCGATCACCGGCGGTTGGGTTGCGCTTCGCCTTGCGGTGAACAAGCTGATGAAAACCGGCGAAGTGACCTCTGATCCGTTGGTTGATCCGGTGGCGGCGGTCAGTTGTGGGATCTATGCCGGGCAGCCGGTTTTGGATCTGGATTACCCCGAAGACAGCGAAGCCGGGGTGGACGGCAATTTCGTAATGCTCGGCAATGGCCGGTTGATTGAAGTTCAGATGAGCGCCGAAGGTTCAACCTTTACCCGCGCCCAAATGGACGAGCTTATGGCCCTCGCCGAGAAGGGCGTCGGCGAATTGGCTGCGATGCAAAAGGCCGCGACCAGTGCGTAA